In Helicobacter bilis, a genomic segment contains:
- a CDS encoding RAD55 family ATPase, which translates to MQQQGIRTSLEAIFIKSFINHSLTQKELESFNHIIKEFSDTAKKAYAMLEEMLESKTYNENLFFNKIVTLQDSNFIKEYTEASKVANLAPLIKEYEYCVQLDRQEELASYIFSQVQQRQVIQLDTNLLKPYQYHAKADDFLSFADAEKSLKEYDPQRTYSTGIEFLDTAFNGGLATGQLILISGDYEAGKTTLTTQMLENMSAKEIVCFFCFEFTLSAYIRRRKEYPSPLLKKENLITITDGYDIREIKDKIIYLNNAKGIKVFLIDSQMRIENNNTKVGNGEEKETEKFEILGKLAHERELIIMLIVQTSKSDPDTPFKSKKGAHEASIIMHLENVENKDNSLTSYAIKRLKVKKNKQTGKHFKEEIFLNFKTQMFEKDPKHIYKDKDYNAKDSVMGATVIDLSELPMF; encoded by the coding sequence ATGCAACAACAAGGAATACGAACAAGCCTAGAAGCCATTTTCATAAAAAGCTTCATAAATCATTCACTAACACAAAAGGAATTAGAATCCTTTAATCACATCATAAAAGAGTTTAGCGACACAGCAAAAAAAGCCTATGCAATGCTAGAAGAAATGCTAGAATCTAAAACCTATAACGAAAATCTATTTTTTAACAAAATAGTAACCCTGCAAGATTCTAATTTCATAAAAGAATACACAGAAGCAAGCAAGGTAGCAAATCTAGCTCCACTCATAAAAGAGTATGAATATTGTGTCCAATTAGACAGGCAAGAGGAATTAGCAAGTTACATATTCTCACAAGTGCAACAAAGACAAGTTATACAACTTGACACAAATCTATTAAAGCCTTACCAATATCATGCAAAAGCAGATGATTTTCTAAGCTTTGCAGATGCAGAAAAAAGCTTAAAAGAATATGACCCGCAACGCACATATTCCACAGGCATAGAGTTTTTAGACACTGCTTTTAATGGCGGACTTGCAACAGGGCAATTAATCCTTATTAGTGGAGATTATGAAGCAGGGAAAACTACACTTACAACACAAATGCTAGAAAATATGAGTGCGAAAGAGATAGTATGCTTTTTTTGCTTTGAATTTACATTAAGTGCATACATAAGAAGGCGTAAAGAATATCCAAGCCCACTCTTAAAGAAAGAAAATCTCATAACAATTACAGATGGATACGACATAAGAGAGATAAAAGATAAAATCATTTATTTAAACAACGCAAAAGGCATAAAAGTCTTTTTAATAGATTCTCAAATGCGAATAGAAAACAACAATACAAAAGTAGGCAATGGTGAAGAGAAAGAAACTGAAAAGTTTGAGATTTTAGGAAAATTAGCACATGAAAGAGAATTAATCATTATGTTAATAGTTCAAACAAGCAAAAGCGATCCAGACACACCATTTAAGAGTAAAAAAGGCGCACATGAAGCAAGTATTATTATGCACTTAGAAAATGTAGAAAATAAGGATAATTCATTAACAAGTTATGCCATAAAACGCTTAAAAGTAAAGAAAAACAAGCAAACAGGCAAACATTTCAAAGAGGAAATATTCCTAAACTTTAAAACGCAAATGTTTGAGAAAGACCCAAAGCATATATATAAGGATAAGGATTATAACGCAAAGGATTCAGTAATGGGGGCGACGGTTATAGATTTAAGCGAACTGCCTATGTTTTGA